The nucleotide window CTCGCCGAGGTTGAGCGCGATGTAGCGATCGAGGTGCACGTACACCGAGGCCTCGAGCAGGTTCATCCGGGGCGCGCCGAGGAACGCGGCGACGTAGAGGGTGGCCGGCCTGCCGTAGACCTCGGTGGGGGTACCGATGTCCTGGAGCACGCCCTTGCGCATGATCGCCACCCGGTCGGCCATTGTCAGCGCCTCGGCCTGGTCGTGGGTGACGTACATGGTGGTGACGCCGAGTTCGCGGGTGAGGCCGGTGATCTCCGAACGCAGTTCGGCGCGCAGGCCGCTATCCAGGTTGGACAGGGGCTCGTCCATCAGGAAGAGCCCCGGGCGGCGCACGATGGCCCGGCCCATCGCGACCCGCTGGCGCTGGCCGCCGGAGAGCTGCCCGGGCCGGCGGGCGAGCACGTCGCCGATGCCGAGGGCGCTCGCCACGTCGCCGATCCGCTCGCCGCGCGGCACGAGCTCGATGCCGGAGAGCTTCAGCGGGAAGCCGATGTTCTCGCCGACCGTCATGTGCGGGTAGAGGGCGAAGTCCTGGAAGACCATGGCGATCCGGCGATCGCGCGGTGCAAGGTCCATGACCGGCTCGCCGTTGAGCAGAATCGCGCCGGAGGTGGGGTCCTCGAGCCCGGCGATCATGCGAAGAATTGTCGATTTGCCGCACCCGGAGGGGCCGAGCAGGACCAGGAACTCACCGTCCTCGACGTCCAAACTGACCCGGTCGACCGCGACGCTGCCGTGCGGCCACACCTTGGTGACGTCCTTGAGCGCGACGGTGGACACCGTCAACCTCCTGCGTTTGAGCTGCGACGATGGCTTAGCGTGACTACACACATCGATGTCTGCCATCGGGTGAAAAGGCCATTTGCCCACAGTCACCGGACGATTACCCATTCACGGACGTCACAAGATCAACTAACTGCACAGTCTGTGCAGGTGGCAGGCCGGACGGGCGTTCGCGGGACGCGAGCGGGCCCGGGTTCGCAGTCGCGAAGAATTACGGCGCGGTTTCGCCCAGCAAGACGCGGCGCACCACCCGCTCGGCGGCCCGGCCGTCGTCGAGGTAGCAGAACCTCTCCCGGAAGCGGGCACGACGGGCGGCCGCCTCACCGCCGGAGTACCCGCCGCCGGCGAAGACGCCGACCAACTCCGGGAAGGTCGTCGCGACGGCTCCCGGCGGCTGTTCCATCAGGTCGAAGTAGGTGCCGCGCAGCTCCCGGTACGCCTCCCAGTCGGGCGCGAAGATCACCAGCGGCCGGTCGAGCACGGCGAAGTCGAACATCGCCGAGGAGTAGTCGGTGACCATCACGTCGGCGGCCAGATAGAGGTCCTCGACCACCGGGTATCCCGACACGTCCACGATCCGCCCCCGGCGCGTCCGCGTCTCCTCGTCCGGAGCGACGTGGAAGTAGTGCGCGCGGACCAGCAGCACGGTCTCCGGCCCCAGCGCCTCGGCGAACGCCTCGACGTCCAGCACCCGCTCGCCCAGGCGCAGCCACTCGCGGTGCGTCGGCGTGTAGAGGACGACCCTTTCGGACGGTGCGATGCCGAGCCTCGCCCGCACGGCCGCCGTCTCGGCCGGCGACGCGGACGCCAGCCGGTCGTTGCGCGGGTAGCCGACCTCGAGGGTCTCGTACCGGCAGGGGTACGCCCGCTCCCAGGCGACCGTGGTGTGCGCGTTCGCCGAGATGCTGAAGTCCCAGCGGTCCGCGCGGCGCATCTGTGCGCGGAAGTCCGGGTCCTTGACCGCGGCCGGATGATCCGCCTGGTCGAGGCCCATCATCTTCAGCGGCGTGCCATGGTGGGTCATCAGGTGTGTGGCGCCGTCCCGCTTGACCACCCAGTTCGGCCAGTTCACGTTGTTGACCAGCCAGCGGGCCCGGGCCAGCGCCCGGTAGTACGGCAGCGAACCGGCGATCACGTAGTCGGTGCCCGGCGGGACGGAACGGGCGCCGGCCCGGCCGACGACCCAGACGTTGCGCACCTCCGGGGCCAGCTCGGCGGCCTTGCTCGAGATCGCCGCCGGGTTGCAGGTCACCCCGCGGTACCAGTACGCGGCGTACAGCGCGAGCCGGTCGTCCACCGGCAGCCGCAGGTGTAGCCGGTAGTAGCCGCGGTAGGCGGCCTGCCGCGCCCGCTTGGCCATCCCCCGCACCTTCAGCGCGGGCATCCGCCGCCGCCGGTTCAGGGCCTTGACCACGTTGACGGCCCGGTTCAGCGCCCGGAACGACAGGAAGGATCCCCGCTCGATGAACCGGTGCCGCAGGCCCATGGCCCCCGGCGGCGGGCGATAGCCCTTGGCCGGCCGGTACCGGTGAAAGTCCGCGACGATCCGGTCGAAGAAGACCCGGCGCGAGGCCGGCGGTATCCGCTCGGGATTGCGCAGCACGACCACGTAGTGCCACATCATCCGATCGAACAGCGACGGACGCAGCTCCTCGGGCCGCTCCGCGTACTCCTCCACCAGCTCGAGCGCGCGCTCCCAGTGCCTGAAGATCTCGAAATGCCGGTCACCGACCGTACGCGTGATCGCCCCGGTCCGGCGCTGCCGGTAGTGCACGCAGGTGCGGCCGAGTGCGCTGATCCGGTCGGCCGCCGCCAGGACCGGGAACGTGTAGGAGACGTCCTCGTACCAGCCCGACTCGAAGCGGAAGCCGAGCTTGATCAGCAGATCCCGGCGCACGACCTTGTTCCAGGCCACGTGCAGCACGGTCAGCACCACCGGCCACTGCGCGAGCGTGAACGTCCGCGGCGCGGTGGCGAGCACCGCCCCGGCGCCGGCGACCTCCACCCGGCCGTCCCAGTACACCCGGTCGAAGCCCACGACCAGCACGTCCGCGTCCGTGTCGACGAGCCGGCCGGCGACCGCGGTGAGCGCGCCCTGCGCCAGCCAGTCGTCGCTGTCGACGAACCAGACGTAGTCGCCGATCGCCTGATCGAGGCCGGCGTTGCGCGCCCCGCCCAGCCCCGCGTTCGTCTCGAGCGAGACGACCCGGACCCGCGGGTCACGCGCCGCGTACTCGGCGAGGATGGCGCCGCTGTCGTCCGGTGAGCAGTCGTCGACGGCGACCACCTCGAAGTCCGTGAAGGCCTGCTCGAGCAGTGAGTCCAGGCACTGGCGCAGGTAACCCCGCACGTTGTACACCGGCAGCACCACGCTGAGCAGGGGCACTACGAACCTCCGGATCTCCAGTCTCCGACCGCCCCCGCCAGGAAGGAACCGCCCACCACGAGGGCGAGCAGCAGCTCACCGATGGTGGCGGCCCCGCACAGTGCGCACACCACGAGCAGTACGACCCGGCCGTCCCAGCCGAGCCACGCCCTCGCCGCGGAGGCGCCCGGTGCACCTTTCTCCATCCGGGCGGTCAGGTCGTAGTGGCGGAGTGCCAGTACGAACAACAACAGGTAAACAACCGGCGGCGGCACCGAGCAGATCAACCCCACGGCTACCACGACCAGGTACTCGGCAGCCCGCAGACCGGCGGGGATCAGCCAGTCGAGCGGCCCGTCGTGCCGGGACCGGGCCGGTAGCCCGGCGCCGAGCACCAGCACCGCGGTCACCACGAGCCAGACCGCGGCGCCGCCGCCGGCCCGGACGAACTCCACCTGGAGCCCGCCGCTCACCCACCGGCCGACCGAGGTGCCGATCGGTACCCAGCCCGCCAGCAGGCCGACCACCAGCACCAGCGCCGCGAGCGCCGCCACCACCGTCGCGGCCAGCGGCGCGCCGACCCGAGCCGCGCTCAGGACGGCGCGGACCAGCAGGCCGTCGTCGCGGTGCCGCGACGTGTCGACCGTGTCGAGCACTCCGACGCGCATCGAGATCGAGCGCAGGGAGCGCAGGCCCAACGTGTACGCGGCCGCGAGCAGCCCCCAGATCACCACCGCCGCCAGGGCGATCCGGCCGTTGCCGAACGCCGCGAGCACGGCGATCAGCGCCCACCGCTCGCCGATCGGGAAGACCACGATCCGCTTCAGCCAGTACGCGGCCGAGCCGGTGTCCGCCTGCACCCGGTTGGACGCCCGGCTGAGCCGCGCACCCACCCCGCCGCCGGCGTCGGCGTTGCCCGCGGTGCCGACGGACTGCCGGGCGGCGGCCTCGTCGTGCAGCGCCCCGTACCAGGTGTCGGTCATGTGCCGGACCGTCTGCAACAGGATCGCGGTGATCGCCAGCGGCCAGGCGTACGGCAGGCCGGCCCGCTCGGCGCCGGCGGCCAGGCCGGCGTAGACCGCGTACTCCTTGGCCCGGTCTGCCATCGTGTCCAGCCAGCCGCCGAACGCGGAGAAGCTGCGGGTGTACCGGGCCAGTTGCCCGTCCACGCAGTCGAGCACGAAGCCCAGGTAGAGCAGGATCCCCCCGGCGATCATCGCGGGCCGCGAGGCCTGCCAGAACGCGAGCGCGGCGGCCACCGCGAACAGCACGGACAGCGCGGTCACGCCGCTCGGGCTCAGGCCGAGCCGGGCACACCACTTGGTGACCAGCGGCGACCAGGTGCTGACGGCATAGGTGGTGAAGAAGTCGTCCTTCTCCTTGACCGCGAGCCGCAGCAGGGCGGAGTCCTCGTCGACGGCGGCGACCGCGGCGCGGGCGGCGGTCAGCTCGGCGGGAGTGTGCACCCGCTCGGCGTGCAGCAGCCGCACCCGGGTGGCGATGGGCACGAGTCCACCGTCGATCAGCCCCGGCAGCAGCACGTCGACCGCGTCCCGCCGGGCGACGCCGGTCGAGCCGGCGGTCGTGGCGACGGCGGCACCGGCCGGCTCGGGGCCGGCCGGGACGTGATCTGCCGCGCGGGCGGCGGCCGTGGCCAGGATCGGCAGGTCGGCCGGGGCGATGCTGATCGCGCCGAGGAAGCGGGTCGTGCCGTCCACCGCCGCGACCAGCCGTCCGCGCTCCTCGCGCAGGTCGCCGCCGTCCTCCGCGATCACCAGGGCGGTGCTGCGGCCGGCCGGCTCGGTGGCCAGGGTCCAGAGCAGGCTCGGGTGGGCGACGAGATTGTCGGCGCACAGCAGCAACGGTTCCGCCGCGTCCGCGGCGATCCTGGCGATCTCGCGCAGCTGCGCCGCGACGTCGAGTCCCTCCACCGGCACGACCGCGGTGGCCCCGGCCGCGGCCAGGGCCGCGGTGAGCTCGTCGGCGAGCCGACGGGCCGCACCCGGGTCGAGGTCGTTGCCGGTACTCCCGCACAGCACGGCGAGCGTCACCGAGACATCCCTCCCATACGCCGCCCATGGCGACGGGGTGTCCGGGGCGGGATCGCCCGATGCTAACAGTGGTTTCACACGGGCTACGGGTAGCCCTTACGGGAACGCGAGGGCACTTCTCCACCTCGGGACCGAGGGCGGCCCGGTGCGGCGCTCATATCGTTGAACGTGGTTGTGACGCACGGTCGCAGCCGCACCGAATGGAGTGGTAGACGTGACCCGCCGACTGTCCCGGCCCCGTGACGACCGATGGATCGCCGGTGTCTGTTCCGGCCTGGCACGCCGGTTCGGCCTGTCCTCCGGCGTCGTGCGACTGATCTTCGTCCTGTCCTGCCTGCTGCCCGGCCCGCAGTTCCTGATCTACCTGATCCTCTGGATCATGATGCCCAACGAGTGACCCCACGGCTTGGCGCCCCGGCCCGATCGGGCCGGGGCTCCTTGTCCCGGGTGTCAGGGGCTGGCGAACGTGACGGTCACCGAGGTGTAGCCCAGGCTGGTGAGCAGGCCCTGCAACATCTTTGTGGTGTTGTCCCGGGCACGCTGGTCCAGCCCACTGGCCCGGGCCGCCTCGGTGATGCGCTGCTGCGCCAGCTGGTAGACCCGCTGCTGCTGGCCGGGGTCGCTGCGGAACGCGTCGCCGAAGCGATTGAGCAGGCCGCGCTCCTCGGCGACGACGTAGCTGCGCTCCATGTCGAGGGCCGCCTGACCCTGCTGCGGCGGGGGCAGCTCGATGGTGACCGACTTGTCGTTGTTGTCGACCTTGACCGCACCCTCGGCGAGCTGGCCGAAGTCGACATACTCCTCGACCGTGCCGGAGCCCACGAAGAGCGTGCGCTTGTTGAGCAGGAAGTCGGGGATGTTCTCCCGGTTCTCCTGGAGGTCGACGATGACCTGGAAGGTGCCGTCGGCCGCCACGTAGCGGCTCAGGTCGCGCATCGACTGCAACAGCACCGGCTGGCTGCGGTCGGTGGTCTTGTCGGAGAACGGGTTGTCGAAGCCGGGCAGGACGTTGACCGCACGCAGGCCGAGGCACATCGCCACGATCAGCGCGAAGACCACGCCGGTGAAGATCAGAACGCGGGCGAACCCGCCCATGCCGGTCCGGGGCTCCGGTGCAGGCGTTGGCTGGTCCTCGACCTCTGGATACTCCCGGGTGGGTTCGTCGATCTCGCTCGGTTTGGCCATCGGGGCTCACCCCTTCCTTCTGCCATCCACGGTACGGAAGGGGTGCGACACTCGCAGCGCGGTCAGCCGCCGAAGGCGTTGAGCCCGGTCAATCCCTGGCCTATCACCAGCTGGTGGATCTCCGAAGTTCCCTCGTACGTGAGCACACTTTCGAGGTTGTTCGCGTGCCGGAGCACCGGGTACTCGCCGCTGATGCCGTTCGCGCCGAGGATCGTCCGGCACTCCCGAGCGATCTTGATGGCCTCGCGCACGTTGTTGAGCTTGCCGACGCTTACCTGCTCCGGGCGCAGCCCCACCGAGTCGGCCCGGCGGCCGAGGTGCACCGCCAGCAGGTAGCCCTTCTGTAGCTCCAGCGCCATGTCCGCGAGCTTCGCCTGCGTCAGCTGGAAGCCGGCGATCGGGCGGCCGAACTGCTCGCGGCTGGTCGCGTACGCGATGGCGGCGTCCAGGCAGTCGCGGGCCGCGCCGAGCGCGCCCCAGATGATGCCGAACCGGGCCTCGGTCAGGCACGACAGCGGCGCACGCAGGCCGCGCGCCTCGGGGAGCCGGGCCGATTCGGGCACCCGGACGTCGTCGAGGGTGATCTCGCCGGTGGCCGAGGCGCGCAGCGAGAGCTTGAGCCGCACCTCGCGGGCGGCGAAGCCCTCGGTGGCGGTCGGCACGGCGAAGCCGACCACGCCCTCCTCGGCGCGGGCCCAGATCACGGCCACGTCGGCGACCGGGGCGTTGGTGATCCACATCTTGCCGCCGGTGAGTATCCAGTCGTCGCCGTCGCGGCGGGCCCGGGTCGCCATGTTGCCGGGATCGGAGCCGTGGTCGGGCTCGGTCAGCCCGAAGCAGCCGATCAGCTCGCCCGCGGCCATGCCGGGCAGCCAGCGCTGCTTCTGCTCCTCGCTGCCGTACTTCCAGATGGCGTACATCGCCAGGGAGCCCTGCACGGAGACCAGCGAGCGCACGCCGGAGTCGGCGGCCTCCAGCTCGAGGCAGGCCAGTCCGTACGCGACCGCGGACGCGCCGGCGCAGCCGTAGCCGGTCAGGTGCATGCCGAGCAGGCCGAGCTTGCCGAACTCCAGGGCTAGCTCACGGACGGGCACCTCGCCGCGCTCGTACCAGTCGGCGACGTAGGGCCGGACCCGATCGTCGACGACCCGGCGGGCCAGCGCGCGGACCTCGCGCTCCTCCTCGCTGAGCAGGTCGTCGAGGTCGAGAAGGTCAAGGGGAGAGACGGCGGCCATGGATCGACCCTAGCGCCTAGTCGATGACCAGGACCCGGGCGTGGATCTGGTTGCGCTGTTGCAGCGCGGCGCGCAGCGCCCGGTGCAGCCCGTCCTCCAGGTAGAGGCCGCCGTGCCACTCCACCACGTGCGGGAAGAGGTCGCCGTAGAACGTCGAGTCCTCGGCGAGCAGCTTGTCCAGCGCGAGCTCGCGCTTGGTGGTGATCAGATCGGCGAGCCGGATGGGGCGCGGAGGGATCTCCGCCCACTTCTTGAGCGTCGTGTGATGGTCGGGGTACGGTGCTCCGTCTCGTACCGCCTTGAAGATCACTACGGCACGCTCCCCTCGGTCCTCACACACGTCACGCCAGCCTAGCGAGCCGCCCGCCGGCACCCGTCGTCAGATGTCACTCGCGCCGGGCCGGTCCGTCGTGGCCCATCGGCCATGATGCACCACCTCGTCTACCGGGCGATGCCCCCGGCGCAGTGACGGTGACCTCTTATCCGCCGCCGGATAGCCGACGGTGAGGACCCCGACCGGGGTGAATTCCTCCGGAACGCCGAAAGCCTCCCGGAATGCACCGACCCGCGCGGCCGGCACCCCGAAGAACAGCGAGCCCAGCTCCTCGTTCACCGCGGTCAGGTGGATGAGCAGGGCGGCGAAGCCGGTGTCGATGTCCCAGTAGGGCACCGGCCAGCGCTTCTCGTCCCGGCCGGTCCAGCCCTTGTCGGCCTGGGCGTACCGGTCCAGGTAGGCCGACTTGTTGGACAGCGCCACGATGATCAGCGGCGCGGTGCGCATCCGGTCCAGCCACGAGCCCGCGGTCGCGTCGTCCTGCTCGGCCGTCACCGACCAGTAGAGGTCGCGGTCGGCCTGGTCGCGCAGCACCAGGAAGCCCCAGCCCTGCGAGAAGCCCGCCGAGGGCGCGCGCAGGGCGTGCCTGATCAGCTTGTCCACGATCTCCGGCGGCACCGGCCGGTCCGGGTCGTACGTGCGGATCATCCGCCGGCGGCGGAGAACCTCGTCGAACTCCATGATCAGGCGACCGCCGGCCGGACACCCCAGGAGGCGCGCCAGGTCTGCCCCGGCTCGAGCACGACCAGGTCCCGGCCCGAGCGGTACGCGTCCGGCGGGCACGTCATCGGCTCGATCGCCACCGACCGGCGGAACCGCTCGCCGTGCAGGGTGTCGCCCGTGAAGATCTGCCACCAGCGGAAGTTCTCGTCGCCCCAGACCGTCACGGACGGCCCGCCCGCCGGCGCGGCGATCCGCACCGATGAGCCGCCGTCGGCCGCATAGGTCAGGTCGCCGAACGTCGTGTCCAGCACGGCCTCGCCGATGCGGCGCGGCTCGGTGTAGTCGTAGTCGCTGCCGATGACCTTGACCGCGCCGATGGGCAGCAGCCGGGCGTCGGTAAGTACCCGGCTGCGGCCGGGCACCTGGAGCAGGATGTCCTCCACCGCGACACCCGGCAGCCGCAGGTACGGGTGCACGGAGAAGCCCCACGGCGCGTTGCCGTCGCTGGTGTTGACGGCCTCCTGATCGGAGCGCAGCCCGTCCGCGGAGACGCTCCACCGCGTGCGCAGCGTCAGCGACCAGGGGTAACCCATCTGCGGCGGCAGATCGAGCTCGACCGTCACGGCGTCGTCCGCCTGCTCGACCAGCCGCCAGCGTGCCCAGTTCGCCAGCCCGTGGATCGCGTTGTGCCGGGCCGGCTCGGTCAGCGCAAGCTGGTAGGCCGTGCCCTCGAACGTGTAGTGCCCGTCGCGGATGCGGTTGGGCCACGGCGCCAGGATCTGGCCGGCCGAGGCGGGCGAGATCTCGTCCGGCCCGAAGCCGTCCACGACCTCCCGCTCACCCACGGAGTAGCCGCGCAGCACGCCGCCGACCTCCGCGATCACCGCACGGTGCCCCTCGGCCTCGATGGTCCACTGCAAACCGGACTTCGCCGCCACGACGTCTGTCACGCCACCGCCTCGCTCTGCTTCCCGGCGCCGCGAGGCACAGGAATACCGTCGGTCATACCCCTGACATTATCGGGTGACCTCCGCGTCAGCGGGAGGACGGTATCGAAGCAGGGCGGGGAAGGCCGCGGCCAGCACAACGGCGACACCCGCGGCCGCGAAACCGCCGCCGGCCCACGAGAAGGTCGGGCCGGCGATGTCGGCCGTCGCGCCCGCCCGCAGGTCGCCGAGCCGGGGACCGCCGGCCACCACGACCGTGAAGACGCCCTGTAGCCGGCCGCGCAGCCGGTCGGGCGCGAAGGTTTGCAGGATCGACTGCCGGTAGACCGCGCTGACCAGGTCCGCGGCGCCGCCGACCGCGAGCAGCAGCACCATCAGCCACAGCGAGTGCGCGAGGCCGGCCAGGCCGACCGCGAGGCCCCAGCCGACGACGGCGACCACCAGTGCGGCACCCTGGCGCCGGACCCGGCCGATCCAGCCCGACGTCAGGCCGCCGGCCAGCGAGCCGATCGCGATCGCGGAGAAGAGCCAGCCGACCGCCGAGCCGCCGCCGAAGCGGTCCTCGGCGATCTCCGGGAACAGCGCCCGGGGCATGGCCAGCACCATCGCCACGATGTCCACCGCGAACGACAGCAGCAGGACCGGCTGGGTGACCAGGAAGCGCAGCCCGTCGACGATGCCGCGCACGCCGGCCGTCGGCCGCTCGGCCGCGCCGTCGTCGTGCACGGGCGGGATCGCCGGCAGCCGGTAGGTGGCCCAGAACGAGACGGTGAAGAGCAGGACGTCCACCGCGTACGCGATCGTGACGCCGGTACCCGTCGACCACG belongs to Amorphoplanes digitatis and includes:
- a CDS encoding ABC transporter ATP-binding protein, which encodes MSTVALKDVTKVWPHGSVAVDRVSLDVEDGEFLVLLGPSGCGKSTILRMIAGLEDPTSGAILLNGEPVMDLAPRDRRIAMVFQDFALYPHMTVGENIGFPLKLSGIELVPRGERIGDVASALGIGDVLARRPGQLSGGQRQRVAMGRAIVRRPGLFLMDEPLSNLDSGLRAELRSEITGLTRELGVTTMYVTHDQAEALTMADRVAIMRKGVLQDIGTPTEVYGRPATLYVAAFLGAPRMNLLEASVYVHLDRYIALNLGEQALYLPWNDIRSRAIAHYHGERIVVGMRAEALAPVAPDTPGDVLQGRIRHLEHHGHESLAFLDIGATAVVVDELAGMTADSVPDAGAFRRIGGALQRLAGRGDKAVLERDDPEKTSVLSDPGRHQRRPAELAVRLAPYPAVSPGHPLAISVRMDALHFFNDRGDRIDVGWR
- a CDS encoding bifunctional glycosyltransferase/CDP-glycerol:glycerophosphate glycerophosphotransferase, translated to MPLLSVVLPVYNVRGYLRQCLDSLLEQAFTDFEVVAVDDCSPDDSGAILAEYAARDPRVRVVSLETNAGLGGARNAGLDQAIGDYVWFVDSDDWLAQGALTAVAGRLVDTDADVLVVGFDRVYWDGRVEVAGAGAVLATAPRTFTLAQWPVVLTVLHVAWNKVVRRDLLIKLGFRFESGWYEDVSYTFPVLAAADRISALGRTCVHYRQRRTGAITRTVGDRHFEIFRHWERALELVEEYAERPEELRPSLFDRMMWHYVVVLRNPERIPPASRRVFFDRIVADFHRYRPAKGYRPPPGAMGLRHRFIERGSFLSFRALNRAVNVVKALNRRRRMPALKVRGMAKRARQAAYRGYYRLHLRLPVDDRLALYAAYWYRGVTCNPAAISSKAAELAPEVRNVWVVGRAGARSVPPGTDYVIAGSLPYYRALARARWLVNNVNWPNWVVKRDGATHLMTHHGTPLKMMGLDQADHPAAVKDPDFRAQMRRADRWDFSISANAHTTVAWERAYPCRYETLEVGYPRNDRLASASPAETAAVRARLGIAPSERVVLYTPTHREWLRLGERVLDVEAFAEALGPETVLLVRAHYFHVAPDEETRTRRGRIVDVSGYPVVEDLYLAADVMVTDYSSAMFDFAVLDRPLVIFAPDWEAYRELRGTYFDLMEQPPGAVATTFPELVGVFAGGGYSGGEAAARRARFRERFCYLDDGRAAERVVRRVLLGETAP
- a CDS encoding DUF5941 domain-containing protein, with protein sequence MTLAVLCGSTGNDLDPGAARRLADELTAALAAAGATAVVPVEGLDVAAQLREIARIAADAAEPLLLCADNLVAHPSLLWTLATEPAGRSTALVIAEDGGDLREERGRLVAAVDGTTRFLGAISIAPADLPILATAAARAADHVPAGPEPAGAAVATTAGSTGVARRDAVDVLLPGLIDGGLVPIATRVRLLHAERVHTPAELTAARAAVAAVDEDSALLRLAVKEKDDFFTTYAVSTWSPLVTKWCARLGLSPSGVTALSVLFAVAAALAFWQASRPAMIAGGILLYLGFVLDCVDGQLARYTRSFSAFGGWLDTMADRAKEYAVYAGLAAGAERAGLPYAWPLAITAILLQTVRHMTDTWYGALHDEAAARQSVGTAGNADAGGGVGARLSRASNRVQADTGSAAYWLKRIVVFPIGERWALIAVLAAFGNGRIALAAVVIWGLLAAAYTLGLRSLRSISMRVGVLDTVDTSRHRDDGLLVRAVLSAARVGAPLAATVVAALAALVLVVGLLAGWVPIGTSVGRWVSGGLQVEFVRAGGGAAVWLVVTAVLVLGAGLPARSRHDGPLDWLIPAGLRAAEYLVVVAVGLICSVPPPVVYLLLFVLALRHYDLTARMEKGAPGASAARAWLGWDGRVVLLVVCALCGAATIGELLLALVVGGSFLAGAVGDWRSGGS
- a CDS encoding PspC domain-containing protein, translating into MTRRLSRPRDDRWIAGVCSGLARRFGLSSGVVRLIFVLSCLLPGPQFLIYLILWIMMPNE
- a CDS encoding DUF4230 domain-containing protein, with product MAKPSEIDEPTREYPEVEDQPTPAPEPRTGMGGFARVLIFTGVVFALIVAMCLGLRAVNVLPGFDNPFSDKTTDRSQPVLLQSMRDLSRYVAADGTFQVIVDLQENRENIPDFLLNKRTLFVGSGTVEEYVDFGQLAEGAVKVDNNDKSVTIELPPPQQGQAALDMERSYVVAEERGLLNRFGDAFRSDPGQQQRVYQLAQQRITEAARASGLDQRARDNTTKMLQGLLTSLGYTSVTVTFASP
- a CDS encoding acyl-CoA dehydrogenase family protein; the encoded protein is MAAVSPLDLLDLDDLLSEEEREVRALARRVVDDRVRPYVADWYERGEVPVRELALEFGKLGLLGMHLTGYGCAGASAVAYGLACLELEAADSGVRSLVSVQGSLAMYAIWKYGSEEQKQRWLPGMAAGELIGCFGLTEPDHGSDPGNMATRARRDGDDWILTGGKMWITNAPVADVAVIWARAEEGVVGFAVPTATEGFAAREVRLKLSLRASATGEITLDDVRVPESARLPEARGLRAPLSCLTEARFGIIWGALGAARDCLDAAIAYATSREQFGRPIAGFQLTQAKLADMALELQKGYLLAVHLGRRADSVGLRPEQVSVGKLNNVREAIKIARECRTILGANGISGEYPVLRHANNLESVLTYEGTSEIHQLVIGQGLTGLNAFGG
- a CDS encoding type II toxin-antitoxin system VapB family antitoxin, with the translated sequence MIFKAVRDGAPYPDHHTTLKKWAEIPPRPIRLADLITTKRELALDKLLAEDSTFYGDLFPHVVEWHGGLYLEDGLHRALRAALQQRNQIHARVLVID
- a CDS encoding nitroreductase family protein translates to MEFDEVLRRRRMIRTYDPDRPVPPEIVDKLIRHALRAPSAGFSQGWGFLVLRDQADRDLYWSVTAEQDDATAGSWLDRMRTAPLIIVALSNKSAYLDRYAQADKGWTGRDEKRWPVPYWDIDTGFAALLIHLTAVNEELGSLFFGVPAARVGAFREAFGVPEEFTPVGVLTVGYPAADKRSPSLRRGHRPVDEVVHHGRWATTDRPGASDI
- a CDS encoding aldose 1-epimerase family protein encodes the protein MTDVVAAKSGLQWTIEAEGHRAVIAEVGGVLRGYSVGEREVVDGFGPDEISPASAGQILAPWPNRIRDGHYTFEGTAYQLALTEPARHNAIHGLANWARWRLVEQADDAVTVELDLPPQMGYPWSLTLRTRWSVSADGLRSDQEAVNTSDGNAPWGFSVHPYLRLPGVAVEDILLQVPGRSRVLTDARLLPIGAVKVIGSDYDYTEPRRIGEAVLDTTFGDLTYAADGGSSVRIAAPAGGPSVTVWGDENFRWWQIFTGDTLHGERFRRSVAIEPMTCPPDAYRSGRDLVVLEPGQTWRASWGVRPAVA
- a CDS encoding MFS transporter codes for the protein MSQEPVEAAAKVAEEAAEGGRRSWVIDVRPLRGAAYRRMWIGNGVGFFGFQFTAVAVPVEMFAITGSSAWVGLLGVASLVPLLIFGLWGGAAADVVDRRKLLLASSMLAWLSTVGLLAQAVLGLESPGVLLALTAVQSAGFAMSSPARQAIIPRIVPGELVPAANTLAYTTTTAGGVLGPLAAGLIFGAWSTGTGVTIAYAVDVLLFTVSFWATYRLPAIPPVHDDGAAERPTAGVRGIVDGLRFLVTQPVLLLSFAVDIVAMVLAMPRALFPEIAEDRFGGGSAVGWLFSAIAIGSLAGGLTSGWIGRVRRQGAALVVAVVGWGLAVGLAGLAHSLWLMVLLLAVGGAADLVSAVYRQSILQTFAPDRLRGRLQGVFTVVVAGGPRLGDLRAGATADIAGPTFSWAGGGFAAAGVAVVLAAAFPALLRYRPPADAEVTR